The following proteins are encoded in a genomic region of Sebastes fasciatus isolate fSebFas1 chromosome 12, fSebFas1.pri, whole genome shotgun sequence:
- the LOC141779391 gene encoding uncharacterized protein LOC141779391 isoform X1, whose product MSVILNKKSGEGGEDSVNLMAPSSSSRYGWRSQISGMIRGSLWWIGAAVVFFLLILILGVVAHNSSAIGQRDLKSESLIHSLMMDRDTMRDERDQLKTNSRNVTKEMNELHSQNNGLQSRYTELQGQNYGLQSRYTELQNQNNGLQSRYTELQNQNNGLQSRYTELQNQNNGLQSRYTEMQGQNNGLQDRYTELHNQNNGLQSENKELQSQNSMLQSQYNATAESRDQLQEEVNRLTVNVTGKTCFEGWKPFGDKCYFFSANGVTKTWESSRKDCKERGADLAIITSDEELNFVSKLYAVTWIGLSDKAQESKWKWVDGSDLVGDGYWQDGEPNNSDGNEDCAEVSRSAKRFNDVPCERKFSWACEV is encoded by the exons ATGTCAGTGATATTGAACAAAAAGTCAGGGGAGGGTGGGGAAGATAGCGTGAATCTGATGGCTCCTAGCAGCAGTTCAAGGTATGGATGGCGATCTCAAATTTCAG GGATGATACGTGGTTCATTGTGGTGGATTGGAGCTGCTGTAGTGTTTTTTCTGCTGATTTTGATCTTAGGCGTGGTGGCCCACA ATTCCAGTGCCATCGGTCAGCGGGACTTGAAGTCTGAGAGCCTGATCCATAGCCTGATGATGGACAGAGACACTATGAGAGATGAGCGAGACCAACTGAAGACTAACTCCAGAAACGTGACAAAAGAGATGAATGAGCTGCACAGCCAAAATAATGGGCTGCAGAGCCGATACACGGAGCTGCAGGGCCAAAACTATGGGCTGCAGAGCCGATACACGGAGCTGCAGAACCAAAACAATGGGCTGCAGAGCCGATACACGGAGCTGCAGAACCAAAACAATGGGCTGCAGAGCCGATACACGGAGCTGCAGAACCAAAACAATGGGTTGCAGAGCCGATACACGGAGATGCAGGGCCAAAACAATGGGCTGCAGGACCGATACACGGAGCTGCATAACCAAAACAATGGGCTGCAGAGCGAAAACAAGGAGTTGCAGAGCCAAAACAGCATGCTGCAGAGCCAATACAACGCTACAGCTGAAAGTCGAGATCAGCTACAAGAGGAGGTCAACAGGTTAACTGTCAACGTAACAG GTAAAACTTGTTTCGAAGGATGGAAACCATTCGGAGACAAGTGCTACTTTTTCTCTGCTAATGGAGTGACTAAAACCTGGGAAAGCAGCAGAAAAGACTGTAAAGAGAGAGGAGCGGACCTGGCGATCATAACCTCTGATGAAGAGCTGAATTTTGTCAGCAAACTTTATGCCGTAACCTGGATCGGTCTGTCAGACAAGGCGCAAGAGAGCAAGTGGAAGTGGGTGGATGGGAGTGACCTGGTAGGTGATGGTTACTGGCAAGACGGGGAGCCCAATAATAGTGATGGAAATGAGGATTGTGCTGAGGTCTCGCGTTCAGCAAAGAGATTTAATGACGTGCCTTGTGAGAGAAAATTTTCATGGGCCTGTGAGGTTTAA
- the LOC141779391 gene encoding uncharacterized protein LOC141779391 isoform X3 produces the protein MIRGSLWWIGAAVVFFLLILILGVVAHNSSAIGQRDLKSESLIHSLMMDRDTMRDERDQLKTNSRNVTKEMNELHSQNNGLQSRYTELQGQNYGLQSRYTELQNQNNGLQSRYTELQNQNNGLQSRYTELQNQNNGLQSRYTEMQGQNNGLQDRYTELHNQNNGLQSENKELQSQNSMLQSQYNATAESRDQLQEEVNRLTVNVTGKTCFEGWKPFGDKCYFFSANGVTKTWESSRKDCKERGADLAIITSDEELNFVSKLYAVTWIGLSDKAQESKWKWVDGSDLVGDGYWQDGEPNNSDGNEDCAEVSRSAKRFNDVPCERKFSWACEV, from the exons ATGATACGTGGTTCATTGTGGTGGATTGGAGCTGCTGTAGTGTTTTTTCTGCTGATTTTGATCTTAGGCGTGGTGGCCCACA ATTCCAGTGCCATCGGTCAGCGGGACTTGAAGTCTGAGAGCCTGATCCATAGCCTGATGATGGACAGAGACACTATGAGAGATGAGCGAGACCAACTGAAGACTAACTCCAGAAACGTGACAAAAGAGATGAATGAGCTGCACAGCCAAAATAATGGGCTGCAGAGCCGATACACGGAGCTGCAGGGCCAAAACTATGGGCTGCAGAGCCGATACACGGAGCTGCAGAACCAAAACAATGGGCTGCAGAGCCGATACACGGAGCTGCAGAACCAAAACAATGGGCTGCAGAGCCGATACACGGAGCTGCAGAACCAAAACAATGGGTTGCAGAGCCGATACACGGAGATGCAGGGCCAAAACAATGGGCTGCAGGACCGATACACGGAGCTGCATAACCAAAACAATGGGCTGCAGAGCGAAAACAAGGAGTTGCAGAGCCAAAACAGCATGCTGCAGAGCCAATACAACGCTACAGCTGAAAGTCGAGATCAGCTACAAGAGGAGGTCAACAGGTTAACTGTCAACGTAACAG GTAAAACTTGTTTCGAAGGATGGAAACCATTCGGAGACAAGTGCTACTTTTTCTCTGCTAATGGAGTGACTAAAACCTGGGAAAGCAGCAGAAAAGACTGTAAAGAGAGAGGAGCGGACCTGGCGATCATAACCTCTGATGAAGAGCTGAATTTTGTCAGCAAACTTTATGCCGTAACCTGGATCGGTCTGTCAGACAAGGCGCAAGAGAGCAAGTGGAAGTGGGTGGATGGGAGTGACCTGGTAGGTGATGGTTACTGGCAAGACGGGGAGCCCAATAATAGTGATGGAAATGAGGATTGTGCTGAGGTCTCGCGTTCAGCAAAGAGATTTAATGACGTGCCTTGTGAGAGAAAATTTTCATGGGCCTGTGAGGTTTAA
- the LOC141779391 gene encoding uncharacterized protein LOC141779391 isoform X2: MKLDLKNSMSRIKKVCRDRGMIRGSLWWIGAAVVFFLLILILGVVAHNSSAIGQRDLKSESLIHSLMMDRDTMRDERDQLKTNSRNVTKEMNELHSQNNGLQSRYTELQGQNYGLQSRYTELQNQNNGLQSRYTELQNQNNGLQSRYTELQNQNNGLQSRYTEMQGQNNGLQDRYTELHNQNNGLQSENKELQSQNSMLQSQYNATAESRDQLQEEVNRLTVNVTGKTCFEGWKPFGDKCYFFSANGVTKTWESSRKDCKERGADLAIITSDEELNFVSKLYAVTWIGLSDKAQESKWKWVDGSDLVGDGYWQDGEPNNSDGNEDCAEVSRSAKRFNDVPCERKFSWACEV; this comes from the exons ATGAAGCTAGACTTAAAAAATAGCATGTCGAGGATCAAGAAAGTCTGCAGGGATAGGG GGATGATACGTGGTTCATTGTGGTGGATTGGAGCTGCTGTAGTGTTTTTTCTGCTGATTTTGATCTTAGGCGTGGTGGCCCACA ATTCCAGTGCCATCGGTCAGCGGGACTTGAAGTCTGAGAGCCTGATCCATAGCCTGATGATGGACAGAGACACTATGAGAGATGAGCGAGACCAACTGAAGACTAACTCCAGAAACGTGACAAAAGAGATGAATGAGCTGCACAGCCAAAATAATGGGCTGCAGAGCCGATACACGGAGCTGCAGGGCCAAAACTATGGGCTGCAGAGCCGATACACGGAGCTGCAGAACCAAAACAATGGGCTGCAGAGCCGATACACGGAGCTGCAGAACCAAAACAATGGGCTGCAGAGCCGATACACGGAGCTGCAGAACCAAAACAATGGGTTGCAGAGCCGATACACGGAGATGCAGGGCCAAAACAATGGGCTGCAGGACCGATACACGGAGCTGCATAACCAAAACAATGGGCTGCAGAGCGAAAACAAGGAGTTGCAGAGCCAAAACAGCATGCTGCAGAGCCAATACAACGCTACAGCTGAAAGTCGAGATCAGCTACAAGAGGAGGTCAACAGGTTAACTGTCAACGTAACAG GTAAAACTTGTTTCGAAGGATGGAAACCATTCGGAGACAAGTGCTACTTTTTCTCTGCTAATGGAGTGACTAAAACCTGGGAAAGCAGCAGAAAAGACTGTAAAGAGAGAGGAGCGGACCTGGCGATCATAACCTCTGATGAAGAGCTGAATTTTGTCAGCAAACTTTATGCCGTAACCTGGATCGGTCTGTCAGACAAGGCGCAAGAGAGCAAGTGGAAGTGGGTGGATGGGAGTGACCTGGTAGGTGATGGTTACTGGCAAGACGGGGAGCCCAATAATAGTGATGGAAATGAGGATTGTGCTGAGGTCTCGCGTTCAGCAAAGAGATTTAATGACGTGCCTTGTGAGAGAAAATTTTCATGGGCCTGTGAGGTTTAA
- the mal2 gene encoding protein MAL2 has product MSEPATNPAATSFPAPTVSLPLGLEVLRTYTGVLVCLEILFGGLVWILVASSNVPVPLLQGWVMFVSLTTFFASSAYLTLLVTGLVNRVNTNWNFMDLIYHFIAVLFYFAAFVLEAATTAANGGAHIKPMSNSTVNVMCITYPRGNIFTVLSDKQYSINVAATIFAFLATLCYGCSMMMGFKRWRG; this is encoded by the exons ATGTCGGAACCAGCCACTAATCCTGCTGCTACCTCGTTCCCAGCACCGACTGTGTCTCTACCTTTGGGACTGGAGGTGTTGAGAACTTACACCGGAGTTCTGGTCTGTTTAGAAATa TTATTTGGCGGTCTAGTATGGATCCTGGTGGCTTCCTCCAATGTGCCCGTGCCTCTGCTGCAGGGCTGGGTGATGTTTGTCTCCCTCACCACCTTCTTCGCCTCCTCCGCATACCTCACGCTCCTCGTCACTGGCCTGGTTAACCGCGTCAACACCAACTGGAATTTCATG GATTTGATTTACCATTTTATAGCTGTGCTTTTCTACTTTGCTGCCTTCGTGTTGGAGGCGGCAACTACAGCAGCTAATGGAGGAGCCCACATCAAGCCAATGTCTAACAGCACTGTAAATGTCATGTGCATAACCTACCCGCGGGGCAACATATTCACAGTCCTGAGCGACAAGCAATACAGTATTAATGTGGCAGCCACG ATATTTGCATTTTTGGCGACACTATGCTACGGCTGCAGTATGATGATGGGCTTCAAGAGGTGGAGGGGGTAA